Proteins found in one Paenibacillus wynnii genomic segment:
- a CDS encoding saccharopine dehydrogenase family protein produces the protein MGKALIIGAGGVSSVVVHKCCQNPDVFEEICIASRTVAKCDALKDKLDGGRTKIQTAQLDADNTDEVIALIKSFQPDVVINVALPYQDLTIMDACLATGVHYVDTANYEPQDTAKFEYSWQWAYKERFEKAGITALLGSGFDPGVTGVFTAYAQKHYFDEIHTIDIVDANAGDHGYPFATNFNPEINIREITANGRYFENGEWIETAPLSEKKVYDLPEIGPKDIYLLYHEELESLAKNIKGVKKIRFWMTFSQNYLTHLKVLENVGMTSIEPIIYEGKEIVPLQFLKAILPDPASLGPRTKGKTNIGCIIQGTKDGKPKTYYVYNVCVHEECYAEVGSQAISYTTGVPAMIGAMLIIKGIWKKPGVYNVEEFNPDPFMEELNKQGLPWQEDFSPTLLD, from the coding sequence GTTGTTGTTCATAAATGTTGCCAGAACCCGGATGTATTCGAAGAGATTTGTATTGCAAGCAGAACGGTCGCTAAGTGCGACGCTCTGAAAGATAAATTAGATGGAGGCCGTACAAAGATTCAAACGGCTCAGCTTGATGCTGATAATACGGATGAAGTAATCGCACTGATTAAGAGCTTCCAGCCGGATGTTGTTATCAATGTTGCTCTCCCATATCAGGACCTGACTATTATGGATGCTTGCCTGGCAACAGGAGTGCACTATGTAGATACTGCCAACTACGAACCACAGGATACAGCTAAATTTGAATATTCCTGGCAGTGGGCTTATAAGGAAAGATTTGAAAAAGCGGGCATCACCGCGCTTCTCGGAAGCGGCTTTGACCCTGGGGTTACGGGTGTGTTCACGGCTTACGCTCAAAAACATTATTTTGATGAAATTCACACGATTGATATCGTGGATGCTAATGCGGGCGACCATGGTTACCCTTTTGCAACCAACTTCAATCCTGAAATAAATATTCGTGAGATTACAGCAAACGGCCGCTATTTCGAAAACGGCGAATGGATTGAAACCGCTCCTCTTTCCGAGAAAAAAGTATATGACCTTCCGGAAATCGGTCCGAAGGATATCTATCTTCTGTACCATGAAGAATTGGAATCCCTGGCTAAGAATATCAAGGGCGTGAAGAAAATCAGATTCTGGATGACGTTCTCCCAGAACTATCTGACTCACTTGAAGGTTCTTGAGAATGTTGGCATGACTTCTATCGAACCTATTATATATGAAGGTAAAGAGATCGTTCCTTTGCAATTCTTGAAAGCTATTTTGCCGGATCCAGCATCTCTGGGACCTAGAACTAAGGGTAAAACAAATATCGGCTGTATTATTCAAGGAACCAAAGACGGCAAGCCTAAAACATATTATGTTTACAACGTATGTGTACATGAAGAATGCTACGCAGAAGTGGGCTCACAGGCTATTTCCTATACTACAGGGGTTCCAGCGATGATCGGTGCAATGTTGATTATCAAAGGCATCTGGAAAAAACCAGGCGTATACAACGTTGAAGAGTTTAACCCAGATCCATTTATGGAAGAACTGAATAAACAAGGGCTGCCTTGGCAGGAAGATTTCTCGCCAACGCTGCTCGACTAA
- the nspC gene encoding carboxynorspermidine decarboxylase: MDIDISTMPSPAYIIDERLLIKNLETLNYVQERTGAKILLAQKGFSMHSMYPLIAKYLHGVTSSSLFEARLGFEKMGKEVHVYAPAYVDSEFAELLEYSDHIVFNSFDQWNRFKDRVQSAPKTISCGIRVNPEYSEIEIPLYDPCYNYSRMGVTLPSFRPDGLEGINGLHFHTMCEQNSDTLERTLKVVEEKFGQYLHGMKWLNFGGGHHITRPDYDLETLIRCITYMQEKYDVQIYLEPGEAIALNTGYLVATVLDTMHNGMDIAILDTSAECHMPDVLAMPYRPGIIDAGQPGEFAYTYRLGGMTCLAGDVIGDYSFKEPLKYGDKLVFTDMGHYTMVKNHMFNGVNLPAIASYNEEEGIKVIRQFAYEDFSGRLS, from the coding sequence ATGGATATTGATATCAGCACGATGCCGTCACCCGCTTATATTATAGATGAGCGATTGTTAATCAAGAATTTAGAGACTTTGAATTATGTACAGGAGCGTACGGGTGCCAAAATTTTGCTCGCGCAAAAGGGTTTCTCCATGCACTCCATGTATCCGCTGATCGCTAAATACTTGCATGGTGTTACCTCCAGCTCTTTATTCGAAGCCAGATTGGGCTTTGAAAAAATGGGCAAAGAGGTGCATGTATATGCGCCAGCTTATGTGGACTCGGAGTTCGCCGAGCTGCTGGAGTACAGCGATCATATTGTTTTTAACTCTTTTGATCAATGGAACCGTTTTAAGGATCGGGTGCAAAGCGCACCTAAGACAATCAGTTGCGGGATCCGGGTGAATCCGGAATACTCCGAGATTGAAATTCCTCTATATGATCCATGCTACAACTACTCCAGAATGGGAGTAACACTGCCGAGCTTCCGTCCGGATGGTCTTGAAGGCATTAATGGACTGCATTTCCATACCATGTGTGAGCAAAACTCGGATACCTTGGAGCGTACGCTTAAGGTAGTGGAAGAGAAATTCGGACAGTATCTTCACGGCATGAAATGGCTTAATTTTGGCGGCGGTCATCATATCACTCGTCCCGATTATGATCTGGAGACGTTGATTCGCTGCATTACGTATATGCAAGAGAAATACGATGTTCAGATTTATCTGGAACCGGGAGAGGCGATCGCCCTCAACACCGGATATCTGGTAGCGACCGTTCTAGACACTATGCATAATGGTATGGATATCGCGATATTGGATACCTCTGCCGAATGCCATATGCCGGACGTTCTCGCAATGCCGTATCGTCCAGGTATTATTGACGCTGGTCAGCCAGGTGAATTTGCCTATACGTACAGACTTGGTGGCATGACCTGCCTGGCAGGTGACGTCATCGGAGATTATTCCTTCAAAGAGCCCTTGAAATACGGTGACAAGTTGGTATTCACTGATATGGGTCACTATACGATGGTGAAGAATCATATGTTCAACGGCGTGAACCTGCCGGCCATCGCTTCGTACAACGAAGAAGAAGGCATCAAGGTCATTCGTCAATTTGCGTATGAGGATTTCAGCGGTCGGTTGTCTTAA
- a CDS encoding stalk domain-containing protein, producing the protein MKKWAIFWGTFLSLVCALNVSAAGTEATNATASSITSFGPNHLIKNDGSLWLWGGLRSVPTQVPGLTDVQASYNSLAGLLVTRKDLSVWKLDTHSTTLMMTATSVDELNNVTGIFPVGNRTIAVNAEGAVFSSVLSSDGTSSAFTPITGIDNVAAVDWYTESNKQGYWERFLFLKKDGTVWTSHDKLATFEPVANLTDVIQLQKNYVLKKDGTVWSWPIQSIYSSEKVVASDASVVIPSPTSTLSNILSIKYNGYSAVAIDEQSRLWFWGSTITGWSDGKTYNEQEAPILLTGIIDVKEAFVVERSIIVLTQDGKVYETSIERETLPSNAKFIPIASGISIIKGGGRHVIMQKNDGTLWGWGINYHAELGYGDSEFSLEGLVPVQRPISVSLNGESVAFTNGVITRNGQNFIPLRSLFEKMGALITFKQDVTTVPNPAKPGTMMNKVDKKISIVRSDANKTALTISINAVTGETAVNNEAVNLPTLPFIVNGTMYLPLRFISEKLGATVEWLPQEELISITMK; encoded by the coding sequence ATGAAGAAATGGGCAATTTTTTGGGGCACTTTTCTAAGTTTAGTCTGTGCCTTAAATGTCTCCGCTGCGGGGACAGAAGCAACTAATGCAACAGCTTCCAGTATTACATCTTTTGGACCAAATCATCTGATCAAAAATGACGGGAGTCTATGGTTGTGGGGTGGGCTCAGATCCGTTCCTACACAAGTACCGGGCTTGACTGATGTGCAAGCAAGCTATAATTCGCTGGCAGGCTTACTAGTCACTAGAAAGGATCTATCTGTATGGAAACTGGATACTCACTCGACCACTTTGATGATGACAGCAACCTCTGTTGATGAGTTGAACAATGTGACCGGAATCTTCCCCGTGGGAAACCGGACAATTGCGGTTAACGCAGAGGGAGCCGTATTTAGTTCCGTCCTATCTTCTGATGGTACTTCATCTGCCTTTACGCCTATTACCGGGATAGACAATGTTGCCGCAGTGGATTGGTATACTGAGAGTAACAAGCAAGGTTACTGGGAGCGTTTCCTCTTCTTGAAGAAAGATGGAACCGTATGGACAAGCCACGATAAGCTTGCCACCTTTGAGCCTGTGGCAAATCTAACGGACGTCATCCAACTGCAAAAAAACTATGTACTTAAGAAAGACGGAACTGTATGGAGCTGGCCCATTCAATCCATCTATTCGTCTGAGAAGGTAGTGGCATCTGATGCCTCTGTGGTAATCCCCTCTCCTACTTCCACATTATCGAATATTCTTTCGATTAAATACAACGGGTATTCAGCCGTGGCTATTGACGAACAATCCCGCTTGTGGTTCTGGGGATCCACAATAACGGGTTGGTCGGACGGTAAAACGTATAATGAACAAGAAGCTCCTATCCTCTTAACAGGGATCATCGATGTAAAAGAGGCATTCGTTGTAGAACGATCCATTATAGTATTAACCCAGGATGGCAAAGTCTATGAAACCTCTATTGAGCGGGAAACCTTACCTTCCAATGCGAAGTTCATCCCTATCGCTTCGGGAATCAGTATTATTAAAGGTGGTGGACGCCATGTTATTATGCAAAAAAATGACGGAACCCTTTGGGGTTGGGGTATCAATTATCATGCAGAGCTGGGTTATGGGGACTCCGAATTCAGCCTTGAGGGTCTAGTACCTGTACAAAGGCCTATCTCCGTCTCCTTGAACGGCGAGAGTGTAGCTTTTACTAATGGCGTAATTACGCGTAACGGTCAGAACTTCATCCCTCTCCGTTCCCTGTTTGAGAAAATGGGAGCCCTAATTACCTTTAAACAGGATGTTACCACAGTTCCCAACCCTGCAAAACCGGGGACTATGATGAACAAAGTAGATAAAAAAATATCCATCGTTCGCAGCGATGCGAACAAGACGGCCCTTACGATCAGCATCAATGCTGTTACCGGAGAAACTGCTGTGAATAATGAAGCCGTTAACCTTCCAACCCTTCCGTTCATCGTGAACGGCACGATGTATCTGCCTCTGCGTTTTATTAGTGAGAAACTGGGTGCAACCGTCGAATGGTTACCTCAGGAAGAACTTATTTCCATAACGATGAAGTAA
- a CDS encoding deoxynucleoside kinase, which translates to MTHAPFIAVEGPIGAGKTTLATMLSTEFQLPIIKEIVEENPFLDKFYRNMDDWSFQLEMFFLCNRYKQLEDTVMQYIDKGKPVISDYHIYKNLIFSERTLKGTKRDKYRQIYHVLTDDLPKPNVILYIRADLDTLLKRIDKRGRSFEDAMDTAYLQQLIEDYDEAMTSLAIREPSTPIITIDGNKVDFVENKDQFAVIALQVKEHMQ; encoded by the coding sequence ATGACACACGCACCATTTATTGCCGTAGAGGGTCCGATAGGGGCCGGGAAGACTACACTGGCTACTATGCTTTCCACAGAATTTCAGCTCCCGATTATCAAGGAAATTGTCGAGGAGAATCCTTTTCTGGACAAGTTCTACCGGAACATGGATGATTGGAGCTTTCAGTTGGAGATGTTCTTTCTCTGCAACCGGTACAAGCAGCTTGAAGATACCGTCATGCAGTACATAGATAAGGGTAAGCCCGTCATTTCGGATTATCATATTTATAAGAATCTTATCTTTAGTGAGCGTACTCTGAAGGGGACGAAGCGGGATAAATACCGCCAGATTTACCATGTTCTAACCGATGACCTACCGAAGCCTAATGTCATTCTTTATATTCGGGCAGATCTCGATACACTTCTTAAACGGATTGATAAACGCGGCCGATCCTTTGAAGATGCTATGGACACCGCGTATTTACAGCAATTAATAGAAGATTATGATGAGGCGATGACTTCTCTGGCCATTCGGGAACCGTCGACCCCTATTATCACGATAGATGGAAATAAGGTCGATTTTGTAGAAAATAAAGATCAGTTCGCCGTCATCGCGTTACAAGTAAAGGAGCATATGCAATGA
- a CDS encoding deoxynucleoside kinase, which translates to MNKYNIPDNALITVAGTVGVGKSTLTAALAERLNFQTSLEQVDHNPYLEKFYHDFDRWSFHLQIYFLAERFKEQKKMFELGGGFVQDRSIYEDTGIFAKMHADQGTMSKTDYETYTSLYEAMVMTPYFPHPDVLIYIEGSLPSILTRINERGREMEIQTDVSYWEQMHGRYSVWIDQFTACPVLRLNIDEYDVKDPDSMSNILMKVGNAIRKPVVNKA; encoded by the coding sequence ATGAATAAATATAACATCCCGGACAACGCATTAATTACCGTAGCAGGAACAGTGGGTGTGGGTAAATCTACTTTGACAGCGGCCCTAGCGGAACGGTTGAACTTTCAGACCTCACTTGAACAGGTTGATCATAACCCCTATCTGGAAAAGTTCTATCATGATTTCGATAGATGGAGCTTTCATCTGCAAATCTATTTCCTGGCTGAACGTTTTAAGGAACAGAAGAAAATGTTTGAACTCGGTGGTGGCTTCGTGCAAGACCGTTCCATCTATGAGGACACAGGTATTTTTGCTAAAATGCATGCGGATCAAGGCACGATGTCTAAGACCGATTATGAGACCTATACTAGTCTTTATGAAGCAATGGTTATGACTCCCTATTTTCCCCATCCCGATGTGCTAATTTATATTGAAGGCAGTCTGCCTTCCATTCTGACCCGTATTAACGAGCGCGGACGTGAGATGGAGATTCAGACCGATGTCTCGTACTGGGAACAGATGCATGGCAGATACTCCGTGTGGATTGATCAATTCACTGCTTGTCCGGTACTCCGCCTAAATATTGATGAATATGATGTGAAAGATCCAGATTCCATGTCTAACATTCTTATGAAGGTTGGTAATGCCATTCGGAAGCCCGTGGTAAATAAAGCTTAA
- a CDS encoding MalY/PatB family protein produces MKYDFDAVINRRNTRSYKWDQSEKLFGDKDIMPLWVADMDFESPPAVKEAILRRVEEGVYGYSVSSEPYKEAITSWFKRRHDWNIQPEWMTDSPGIVTSLSLAVELYSEPGGEVIVQSPVYYPFYDVINMNGRKVAKNPLILQNGRYEMDYDQLEGLMKGGAKLLLLCSPHNPGGRVWEREELLKLGELCLAYGVTVISDEIHCDLTLSGHTHYPFASLSEELANITLTTLAATKTFNLPGIQTSFIVASNPDLKRKFDMRLKTLSLHMAHYFAPDAVQAAYNEGDEWLDELLVYISGNVDYAISYMSEHLPQVKVMRPEATYLLWIDCRGLNRDINGLKQLMFKEAKVAFSEGSVFGSEGEGYLRINLACPRSILQEALERFSEAANHSL; encoded by the coding sequence TTGAAGTATGATTTTGATGCCGTCATTAACCGCCGCAATACCCGTTCTTATAAATGGGATCAGTCCGAGAAATTGTTCGGTGACAAGGATATTATGCCTTTGTGGGTAGCCGATATGGATTTCGAAAGTCCTCCAGCTGTAAAAGAAGCGATCCTTCGTCGTGTGGAGGAAGGTGTCTACGGTTATAGCGTAAGTAGTGAACCTTATAAAGAAGCAATCACCTCCTGGTTTAAAAGAAGACATGATTGGAATATTCAACCGGAGTGGATGACGGATTCCCCTGGGATTGTCACCTCGTTAAGTTTGGCAGTGGAACTGTATAGTGAGCCGGGCGGTGAGGTAATAGTGCAGTCGCCAGTCTATTATCCTTTCTATGACGTCATTAATATGAATGGCCGTAAGGTCGCTAAGAATCCGTTGATTCTGCAAAATGGCCGCTACGAGATGGATTATGACCAGTTAGAGGGATTGATGAAGGGTGGAGCTAAGCTTCTGCTGCTCTGTAGTCCGCATAATCCGGGGGGACGAGTCTGGGAGCGTGAAGAGCTGCTGAAGCTGGGAGAATTGTGCCTTGCTTATGGAGTAACCGTTATATCGGATGAAATTCATTGCGATTTAACTTTATCGGGGCATACTCATTATCCATTTGCCTCCTTATCCGAGGAGCTGGCTAATATTACACTAACGACACTGGCAGCAACCAAAACTTTTAATCTGCCGGGTATTCAAACTTCGTTCATTGTAGCCTCCAACCCGGATCTGAAACGGAAATTCGATATGCGCTTAAAAACTTTGAGTCTACATATGGCTCACTACTTTGCACCGGATGCGGTACAAGCCGCTTACAATGAAGGTGATGAATGGTTAGATGAGCTACTGGTGTATATTTCGGGTAACGTGGATTATGCGATCAGCTATATGTCAGAGCATTTGCCACAGGTGAAAGTGATGCGCCCAGAAGCTACTTATCTGTTGTGGATCGACTGCCGCGGATTAAATAGGGATATCAATGGCCTCAAACAACTTATGTTCAAAGAAGCCAAAGTAGCTTTTAGTGAAGGATCGGTATTTGGGTCGGAGGGTGAAGGTTATCTGCGTATTAATCTGGCTTGTCCTAGATCGATTCTGCAGGAAGCTTTGGAACGTTTCTCAGAGGCTGCAAATCATAGTCTATAA